Proteins encoded by one window of Chanos chanos chromosome 7, fChaCha1.1, whole genome shotgun sequence:
- the LOC115816610 gene encoding microfibril-associated glycoprotein 4, which yields MVSLVAALLLPLLAESLPVSTDVYPVDCAELYGNGHTLSGVYTIYPAGPDSPVQVYCDMGCEGVHGEERKWTVIHRRMDGTVNFYRPWDQYKKGFGNKDGEYWLGLENIYQLTRRKKYELRVDMEDFEGGMVHAQYSSFSIDSETEGYRLHVSGYTDGGAGNSLITHNGQKFSTFDRDQDTHSTLNCARSFLGAFWYSNCHDTNPNGVYLWGSDGTHYAIGVEWSSWKGRSYSLKKISMKIRPVP from the exons ATG gttAGCTTAGTGGCTGCTCTACTGCTCCCCCTGCTGGCTGAGTCTCTTCCTGTCTCTACGGATGTGTATCCAGTGGATTGTGCAGAGCTCTATGGTAACGGTCACACTCTCAGTGGAGTTTACACCATTTACCCTGCTGGACCTGACTCACCTGTGCAGGTTTACTGTGACATGGGCTGTGAGGGAGTCCacggagaagagagaaaatggaca gTGATTCATAGGAGAATGGATGGAACAGTGAACTTCTACAGGCCCTGGGATCAGTATAAGAAAGGCTTTGGGAACAAGGATGGAGAATATTGGCTGG GACTGGAAAACATCTACCAGCTGACTCGGAGGAAGAAGTATGAGCTGAGAGTGGACATGGAGGATTTTGAGGGAGGGATGGTTCATGCCCagtattcctctttctccatAGACTCTGAGACAGAGGGCTACAGACTGCATGTTAGTGGATACACTGATGGAGGTGCAG GTAACTCTCTCATAACTCACAATGGACAGAAGTTCTCCACTTTTGACAGAgaccaggacacacacagcacactgaacTGTGCCAGAAGTTTTCTTGGAGCATTCTGGTACTCTAATTGTCACGACACTAATCCAAATGGCGTCTATCTGTGGGGGAGTGATGGCACTCATTATGCAATTGGTGTTGAATGGTCTTCCTGGAAAGGTCGCAGCTactctctgaaaaaaataagCATGAAAATCAGGCCAGTGCCATAA